The DNA sequence GCGTAAGATCACTCTTCCAAGAAACAACACTCGCAAGGGACGCTCTGAAGAAAACTGCGCTGGATAAGTCCGCTGAAAGGTTTGAGCTTCAATCGGAGGACGATACACCAATGGAACGACTCTTAATTTATCTGCCTGGATGCCTGCTTGAATTAGAGCTTGCCGCGACCATTCTGAATTCACAACAATGCAATCTACGATCGCACATTCTTCTCGCCAACTCTCCCAATATGAAGGCGGCACCGGATTCCAACTTGGAGAGAGTGTTGGATACCGTTGCTGTTCTGCTTTAACGATTTGTTCCTCAACAATTCCGGGATCAATCTGTCCTAAAACCGTGTACCAACCTTTGGATTTTGCATATTTCAGCAGGTCGAGAGCGGCGTAGCTATAAGTGAAAAAGATCGGGCGAGATCCTTGCGGTGGATGAGTGCGAAACTGTTGTAGAACTTGATGCTGAAACCAATGATTTCGAGCAATCATGTCATCCCAAAGCGTTGTTTTTTTTAGTTTTTGCCTCAATTCAAACTGAATCAGCGAAGCGGTCATTGATTCAACCGACGCATTGGCTAAATCAGGATGAAAGCGATCGCGCAAACTTCGCAATTGTGGAATTGGAATAGATTGAATCATCGATCGTGGAGCTACCCAAGCATCAGTAATCAATCTCGCTAACTGTCCGGATTGATGTAAGGCGCGAGGAATGGCGTAATGCTCACGCGCACCGAGTTGGCAGCAAATCCAAGGGGAGGGATTCATAATGTCCGGTTTGGCGAAGATGAAGGTAAGAACTGAGCGATTGAGATGAAACGACCTGACGGTGATGTTGATGTTGATAAAGCGTTTGAGGAATAGCGATCAAGCCTGACAGAATTCCAGCAAATCGTTGGTGTCGAATCAGCCAGAACACTCGATTCAGACATTGCGCGATCGCAAATCCCCAATAGCTTGGTGGATAGCGCAGATAAGCCAGCAACGCTCGATTGGTAATGCTCGCTGCCGTAATTTTCGGATTGAGATGATGCGCCAAAGCAGTATTGTGAAAGACTCGGAGCCAAGGACTTCTGAGAATTCGCCAACCTAAATGGTGCAACCGTAGCGATAGATCGACTT is a window from the Cyanobacteria bacterium FACHB-DQ100 genome containing:
- a CDS encoding glycosyltransferase family 4 protein translates to MNPSPWICCQLGAREHYAIPRALHQSGQLARLITDAWVAPRSMIQSIPIPQLRSLRDRFHPDLANASVESMTASLIQFELRQKLKKTTLWDDMIARNHWFQHQVLQQFRTHPPQGSRPIFFTYSYAALDLLKYAKSKGWYTVLGQIDPGIVEEQIVKAEQQRYPTLSPSWNPVPPSYWESWREECAIVDCIVVNSEWSRQALIQAGIQADKLRVVPLVYRPPIEAQTFQRTYPAQFSSERPLRVLFLGRVILRKGIAAVLEAAAQLRDRPIEFWIVGSSEIEPPSTEHLKIRWLNGVPRSMTTQYYQQADVFLFPTLSDGFGLTQLEAQAWRLPLIVSKFCGEVVSDGINGKVLPEVSGSAIAQVLQSFLEQPQQLIELSQGSRSRSALDLEQLSDRLQSLVSLAVS